The sequence TCAACCATTGATAAGAGCATTTCAGTTGCAGTTATTACAAATTTATTTTTTTTATTGCATTTTTTAATTATCATTTTTTGAAAAATAGGTAATCTTTCAAAAGGAATATTTTTTCCTAAATCTCCTCTTGCAACCATTATTCCATCACTTGCATTAATTAATTTATCAATGTTCTCTATTCCTTTTTTTGATTCTATTTTTGCTATTAATTTTATTTTTTTAGGTAAAAACTTTTTTCTAATTCTTGATATTTGTTCTGTAGTTTCTGTAAATGCTAATGCAATATAATCAAAATCTAATTCTTTAATAAAAGAAATTACTGATTCATTTTTTATGTCTATTAAGATTTCACATTTTAAATTTGTTTTTTCTCTTGAA comes from Candidatus Micrarchaeia archaeon and encodes:
- a CDS encoding pyruvate kinase; protein product: MINKNVKIIATIGPSSNKPQVIYGMLKAGMDIVRLNMKYAKQKEVLDIINIIKNSREKTNLKCEILIDIKNESVISFIKELDFDYIALAFTETTEQISRIRKKFLPKKIKLIAKIESKKGIENIDKLINASDGIMVARGDLGKNIPFERLPIFQKMIIKKCNKKNKFVITATEMLLSMVDSRIPKRSESSDVANAVLDLSDALMLSEETAIGKHPILVIKTMQKIIYETQKWRKLINC